One region of Dehalococcoidia bacterium genomic DNA includes:
- a CDS encoding DinB family protein, whose amino-acid sequence MAEQQAETREQQFARVRAYLLAQGEKLSPAEIVEKVRESQGTVLAAAGRVPAARLGKAPAAGEWSVAEVLQHVIGSGAGVGRRIVETVEQRQAAPALFEDRLEHNGADLSLARARELLLAEREALFAAAVAADPAAHLDQAAIEHQWFGPLNWKAALLFLRVHDLDHARQIDAIAAQGA is encoded by the coding sequence ATGGCCGAGCAGCAGGCGGAAACGCGTGAGCAGCAGTTCGCCCGTGTGCGCGCCTATCTGCTCGCGCAGGGTGAGAAGCTGTCGCCGGCCGAGATCGTCGAGAAGGTGCGTGAGTCGCAGGGCACGGTGCTGGCCGCCGCCGGGCGCGTGCCCGCCGCGCGGCTGGGTAAGGCGCCGGCTGCCGGCGAATGGTCCGTCGCCGAAGTTCTGCAGCACGTGATCGGCTCCGGCGCCGGCGTCGGCCGCCGCATCGTGGAGACGGTCGAGCAGCGGCAGGCCGCGCCCGCCCTCTTCGAAGACCGGCTGGAGCACAACGGCGCCGATCTCAGCCTCGCCCGCGCCCGTGAGCTACTGCTGGCCGAGCGCGAGGCGCTGTTCGCCGCCGCGGTCGCCGCCGACCCCGCCGCACACCTCGACCAGGCCGCGATCGAGCACCAGTGGTTCGGCCCGCTGAACTGGAAGGCGGCGCTGCTGTTCCTGCGCGTGCACGATCTCGACCACGCCCGCCAGATCGACGCGATCGCCGCACAGGGGGCGTAG
- a CDS encoding amidohydrolase family protein, with protein sequence MSRFDDIPLIDNHVHPPLRAEAAAARPFAAFFSEVDDPDLLEMHLPHSRFFRRALRELAELLGCDDTTEAVQAARAALGPEKLLRRCIEAGNVTGLVVDDGYPSPDEALSVAEMAHAGGCAALRVLRLETLVGQLVQEHEQVQSLIDGLWLALDAAWKFGTVALKSIVAYRCGLAYFRPTPEEAAAGLRAERERLGEGRVRLTDPRLLFTTLRAAINWAGERELPLQIHTGYGDRDLDLARANPALLRPLLDEPVTGGCRIVLLHASYPYCRAASYLAAMYRNVYVDFSEANPMLPAGELARVIEELLALAPATKVLYGSDAWGIPDWIYLGARHGRAALAAALHGDPDAEAIARRVLRDNAAQLYGFV encoded by the coding sequence CATGTGCATCCGCCGCTGCGCGCCGAGGCCGCGGCGGCGCGGCCGTTCGCCGCCTTCTTCAGCGAGGTCGACGACCCGGACCTGCTCGAAATGCACCTGCCGCACAGCCGCTTCTTCCGCCGGGCGCTGCGCGAGCTTGCCGAGCTGCTTGGCTGCGACGACACAACCGAGGCTGTGCAGGCGGCGCGCGCGGCGCTGGGGCCGGAGAAGCTGCTGCGGCGCTGCATCGAGGCGGGCAATGTCACCGGCCTGGTGGTGGACGACGGCTATCCATCTCCGGATGAGGCGTTATCCGTGGCGGAGATGGCGCACGCGGGCGGCTGCGCGGCGCTGCGTGTGCTGCGGCTGGAAACGCTGGTTGGGCAGCTCGTGCAGGAGCACGAGCAGGTGCAGAGCCTGATCGACGGGCTCTGGCTGGCGCTGGACGCGGCCTGGAAGTTCGGCACGGTGGCGCTGAAAAGCATCGTCGCCTACCGCTGCGGGCTGGCCTACTTCCGGCCGACGCCGGAGGAGGCCGCGGCGGGCCTGCGCGCCGAGCGCGAGCGGCTGGGCGAGGGCCGGGTGCGTCTGACCGATCCGCGCCTGCTGTTCACGACCCTGCGCGCCGCGATCAACTGGGCGGGTGAGCGCGAGCTGCCGCTGCAGATTCACACCGGCTACGGCGACCGCGACCTCGATCTGGCACGCGCCAACCCGGCGCTGCTGCGGCCGCTGTTGGACGAGCCGGTGACGGGCGGCTGCCGCATCGTGCTGCTGCACGCCAGCTACCCGTACTGCCGCGCGGCCAGTTATCTCGCCGCCATGTACCGCAACGTCTACGTCGATTTCTCCGAGGCGAACCCGATGCTGCCGGCCGGCGAGCTGGCGCGCGTGATCGAGGAGTTGCTGGCGCTGGCGCCGGCGACGAAGGTGCTGTACGGCTCCGACGCCTGGGGCATCCCAGACTGGATCTACCTGGGCGCCCGCCACGGGCGCGCCGCGCTCGCCGCCGCGCTGCACGGCGACCCCGACGCCGAGGCGATCGCCCGGCGCGTGCTGCGCGACAACGCGGCCCAGCTGTACGGGTTCGTGTAG